The Sphaeramia orbicularis chromosome 16, fSphaOr1.1, whole genome shotgun sequence genome window below encodes:
- the LOC115435072 gene encoding zinc finger protein OZF-like, with product MEGKLTCEQCGKSYTHKHQLKTHQRIHSGERPYECKQCGKTFTTNSYFKKHVRMHSGETPYECKQCGKTFTTSSYFKTHLRIHSGERPYDCKQCGKTFIQVASLNLHLRIHSGERPYECKQCGKTFTRSTHLRTHLRIHSGERPYGCKQCGKTFTQVATLKAHLSIHTGERPCECEQCGKTFARISKLKSHLRVHSGERPYDCKQCGKTFTQASTLSTHLRIHSGERPYSCEQCGKTFTHVSALKSHLRIHSGERPYYCEQCGKTFTQMSGLMAHLRIHSGERPYHCEQCGKTFAQSSTLNAHLRLHSGERPYYCEQCGKTFTHSSNFKSHLRLHSGERRYHCEQCGKTFIQMSTLKSHLHVHSRRRPYHCGQCGETFTYKNGLKAHLRIHRETHRNSLSVTNVNKDSCHTLLPPAINTDLNRCLDQTVPEHQMTTRNTVSEPAAPTSSDKNIKLKTLQIRLHRVQM from the coding sequence ATGGAAGGAAAACTCACTTGTGAGCAGTGTGGGAAGAGTTACACCCACAAGCATCAGCTTAAaacacaccaacgcatccacagtggagaaagaccgtaTGAATGTAAGcaatgtgggaagactttcaccaccaATAGTTACTTTAAGAAACACGTACGCATGCACAGTGGAGAAACACCATATGAATGTaagcagtgtgggaagactttcaccaccaGTAGTTACTttaagacacacctacgcatccacagtggagaaagaccatatgactgtaaacagtgtgggaaaactttcatCCAAGTAGCAAGCCTTAACctacacctacgcatccacagtggagaaagaccatatgaatgtaagcagtgtgggaagactttcacccgaaGCACTCACCTTAggacacacctacgcatccacagtggagaaagaccatatggctgtaaacagtgtgggaagactttcacccaagtAGCAACCCTTAAGGCACACCTaagcatccacactggagaaagaccatgtgaatgtgagcagtgtgggaagactttcgccCGTATAAGTAAACTTAAGTCACACCTACGCGTCcatagtggagaaagaccatatgactgtaaacagtgtgggaagactttcacccaagcGTCTACTCTTAGTACACACCtgcgcatccacagtggagaaagaccatattctTGTgagcagtgtggaaagactttcacccatGTGAGTGCTCTTAAgtcacacctacgcatccacagtggtgaaagaccatattactgtgaacagtgtgggaaaactttcacccAAATGAGTGGGCTGATggcacacctacgcatccacagtggagaaagaccgtaTCACTGTGAACAATGTGGGAAAACTTTCGCCCAGAGTAGTACCCTTAACGCACACCTACGtctccacagtggagaaagaccatattactgtgaGCAGTGTGGGAAGACATTCACCCACAGTAGTAACTTTAAGTCACACCTACGcctccacagtggagaaagacgatatcactgtgaacagtgtgggaaaactttcatACAAATGAGTACCCTTAAGTCACACCTACATGTCCACAGTAGAAGAAGACCATATCACTGTGGCCAGTGTGGGGAAACTTTCACCTATAAAAATGGGCTTAAGGCACACCTGCGCATCCACAGAGAAACACACCGAAACAGTTTGAGTGTTACCAATGTGAACAAAGATTCTTGCCACACTCTGCTCCCTCCTGCCATCAACACAGATTTGAATCGTTGCCTGGACCAAACAGTACCTGAGCATCAGATGACAACAAGAAACACAGTGTCTGAACCAGCAGCACCGACTtcttctgacaagaacatcaaACTTAAAACCCTCCAGATCAGACTCCATAGAGTCCAGATGTAA